The Dendropsophus ebraccatus isolate aDenEbr1 chromosome 10, aDenEbr1.pat, whole genome shotgun sequence genome has a segment encoding these proteins:
- the LOC138766066 gene encoding olfactomedin-4-like: MRVTMFTFFILLLSIYQNHAASLIQNFPGSLDELGVCHCSVVLPDSTFPADRFEKLEISNQNLTITVEQQITKIHHYESTLIIYMEQLVNLTKRVEAMEMGGSSYTELDFELVKLEIKEMEALILQLKLSMNGTNALVEALYLEIRNISIMVNQLEVYDKNNVMVIRREIAALKKRLEDCEKNQTSTHPPAPPMNNGTCLNGHIMDISKPFVVQLNYLGFNYRYGGWGRDSMAGADQSVLWVSPLYTDGRQLYYLRTYNTYNDLLIYKHALDRGITGGNYGQGGGMIMFNKTMYYNCYNSGKICKYDPQVNKVEVTVNLPGAAYNNRFSYSSSPYQDIDMASDEEGLWVIYSTEGDAGNIVISKLDPMSLEVNQNWTTSQYKPAASNAFMACGVLYATRPISIQREEIFYMYDTKTKKEEWLSIPLEKPKEYVQSLSYNPNDGKLYMYSDGYLVSYELTFKPPQ; this comes from the exons ATTCAAAACTTCCCTGGGTCTCTGGATGAGCTGGGGGTCTGTCACTGCTCGGTTGTCCTTCCAGACTCTACCTTTCCTGCAGATCGCTTTGAGAAGCTGGAGATATCCAACCAGAACTTGACTATCACCGTTGAGCAGCAAATCACTAAG ATCCACCACTATGAGAGTACCCTGATCATTTACATGGAACAGCTGGTTAACTTGACCAAACGTGTGGAGGCGATGGAGATGGGAGGTAGCTCATACACTGAGCTGGACTTTGAGCTGGTTAAGTTGGAAATTAAAGAAATGGAGGCTCTGATCCTGCAGCTGAAGTTGTCAATGAATGGTACTAATGCTCTGGTGGAGGCTCTGTATCTGGAG ATCCGTAACATTTCCATCATGGTGAACCAGCTGGAGGTCTATGATAAGAACAATGTTATGGTAATCAGAAGGGAAATTGCAGCGCTAAAGAAACGACTTGAAGATTGTGAAAAGAACCAAACTAGTACTCACCCTCCAGCTCCTCCTATGAACAATG GTACCTGTCTAAATGGACACATTATGGACATCAGTAAACCATTTGTAGTGCAACTGAACTATCTGGGATTTAACTACAGATATGGAGGATGGGGAAGAGATTCAATGGCCGGAGCTGATCAGAGTGTTCTGTGGGTATCTCCACTTTATACAGATGGAAGGCAGCTGTACTATTTACGTACCTACAATACATACAATGACCTGCTGATCTATAAACATGCCTTGGACAGAGGCATCACAGGTGGAAATTATGGACAAGGGGGTGGAATGATTATGTTTAATAAGACAATGTACTATAATTGCTACAACAGTGGAAAGATATGCAAATATGATCCACAAGTCAATAAGGTGGAAGTCACTGTCAATCTCCCTGGTGCTGCTTATAATAACCGGTTCTCCTACTCTTCCTCACCTTACCAAGACATTGACATGGCCAGTGATGAAGAAGGGCTTTGGGTAATTTATTCAACTGAAGGAGATGCTGGAAACATTGTCATCAGTAAACTAGATCCCATGTCTCTTGAAGTAAACCAGAACTGGACCACTTCCCAGTACAAGCCAGCAGCCAGCAATGCATTCATGGCGTGTGGTGTCTTGTATGCTACTAGACCCATCAGCATACAAAGAGAAGAGATATTTTACATGTATGATACAAAAACTAAGAAGGAAGAGTGGCTGAGCATTCCCCTAGAAAAACCAAAAGAGTATGTGCAGAGTCTGTCTTATAATCCTAATGATGGTAAGCTTTACATGTACAGTGATGGCTACTTAGTCAGCTACGAACTCACCTTTAAGCCTCCTCAGTAA